DNA sequence from the Gammaproteobacteria bacterium genome:
ACGGCAATGGTGTTTGCGATGCATCAGATCCAGGTGGGTTGCATCGTCCACCACGGGCAAACATCGAATTACTTCCGGCGTTATCTTAAGGATCTGGTCCCGCAGCAGCGACTCATCGCCTCGGCGACCACGGAAATCGGTATTGGCGGCGATTTGCGCTCGAGCATTTGCGCGGTCGAGATCGATGGCGGTCGATTCCAGTTGACGAAAAAAGCACCGGTCATTTCTTATGGCGCTGCCGCCGACGACATCTTAGTTACCTGCCGCCGCGCCGCCGATGCCGCCGCCAGCGACCAAGTACAGGTGCTCGTCCGCAAAGAAGATTATCAACTCGATCCGATTTCCGGCTGGGACACCTTGGGATTCCGTGGCACTTGCAGCTGCGGGTTCGTTTTAACCGCCACCGGTGCCAGCGAGCAGGTATTGCCGGTGCCGTTTGCCGACATCTTAAGCCAGACGATGCATCCGTTTTCGCACATCGTTTGGGCATCGCTGTGGTCCGGTATCGCCGCCGACGCCGTCAACTACGCGCGTTCGTTCGTGCGCGCCGAGGCGCGGAAAAATCCGGGCGGACCGACGCCGATTGCCGCCATCCGTTTGGCCGAGACCGACACCGTCTTGCAACTCATGCGCAGCAACGTCAATACCGCGGTCGTCGACTACCAGCGGATGCTGCAAGAGGGCAACGTCGAGGCGTTCAAGAATTTCGGTTTTGCCATCCGCACTAACAACCTAAAGCTCGCGAGCTCGCAGCTCATCATCGATATCGTCGGTCGTGCCATGTTGATCTGTGGGATATCGTCTTATCGAAACGATTCCAAGTTCAGTTTGTGCCGGCACTTGCGTGATGCCTATGGCGCGGCGTTGATGGTGAACAACGATCGCATCATGAATCACAACGCAACCATGTCGTTGGTGCATAAAGAGGCCTAGCCGCCGTATGTGTACAAAAGATTCTCTGGAAGTTTCTTACCAAACTTATTTGACCGAGTTGCTGGATGCCGGGCTGCTCATTTCGTCCGGCGTGCAGGGCGTGTACGGACTCAGCGGCGTATTCGAGGACATTATCGAACGCTTCGAGGCCTACGTGACGCGCATGGGAGCGCACCTAAAACCGGAAGTGATGCGCTTTCCGCCGGTGTTGAGTCGCCACACATATGAGCAGATGGACCACATCGAGACGTTTCCGAATCTGATGGGGTCGGTGCACAGCTTCACCGGTAACGAAAAAAATCATCTAGAGTTGATGCGCAAGAAAACCGCCGGCGAAACTTGGAGCGCGGATCTGGCACCGACAAACGTGATGATGGTGCCGGCGGCGTGTTATCCGCTGTATCCGACGGCGCGCGGTACGTTGCCGCCAGCCGGTCGCACGGTCGATTTGCGCGCGTTCGTGTTTCGGCACGAGCCGTCGATCGATCCGGCACGCATGCAGATTTTCCGCCAGCGCGAATACGTGCGCTTGGGCACACCGGAGCAAGCGTTCGAGCATCGCGAGTATTGGTTGAAGCGCGGCGAAGAGATGCTGCGCGCCGTCGGTTTAGATGCCGAGCCGGTAGTCGCAAACGATCCGTTCTTTGGCCGCGGCGGCCGTGTCATGGCGGCGACCCAGCGTGAACAAACGTTGAAGTACGAGCTGGTCGTGCCGGTGGCGTCTACCGAGAAGCTGACGGCGGTCGTGTCGTGCAATTATCACCAAGACCATTTTGGCGCTACCTTCGATATCAAGACGCCGAACGGCGAAAGCGCACATACCGCGTGTATCGGCTTCGGCCTCGAGCGCATCGCGCTTGCGCTATTCAAGAAGCATGGCTTCGATACCGCCAAGTGGCCGACGGAGGTGTGTGGGGTGTTGGGTTTATGATGCGGCGGATTCTCGCGCTCGATCCGAAGACGTATAAACGCCATCTCATCCATGGCGAGTCGCGCGGCTGGGCCGAGACCAATTGCTACTCCGATATCTGGATCGAGTTGCTGCATTCGCTTGGGCACGAGCCGATCGCGGCGCTGCCGTTTACCTTCGCCGCCGATTTCGAAGGCGATCAGTGGACGTTTTTCAAATTCCCGCTGCTGGATCTGACCGAGCTCTACGGCTTGGATGTGCAAGAGCTCGCCATTTGGCGGCCGCTGGTGACTCATATCGACGAGCAGGTGGCGCGCGGCCGTCCGGTGCTGGTCGAGCTCGATTCGTTTCATCTGCCCGATACCGCCGGCACCGCCTACAAGCTGGCACACGTAAAGTCGACGGTTGCGATCACCGAGATCGACGTCGAGCAAAAGCACTTGGGTTATTTCCACGGCCAAGGTTTTTATCATCTGAGCGGCGACGATTTCGTCGATGTGCTGCGGATGCGCGAACCGCAAGATCCGACGGCGTTACCGCCGTACGTGGAGTTCGTGAAGCGTCGTCGGACCGCGACGCTCGATCGGGAAGTATTGCGGCGCACCTCGCTTAAGATTTTGAGCAAACACCTTGGCTTATTGCCGACGGCAAATCCGTTCGGCAGCTTCAAGGTACGTTTCGAACAGGATCTTCCCTGGCTGCTGCAAGCCGACTTGGAAGTGTTTCATCAATATTCGTTCGCCACGCTGCGGCAATATGGCGCGTGTTTCGAACTATCGGCGACCTATCTGCAATGGTTGATAGCCAACGGCGAGCGTGGATTGGATGAGGTGACGCGCGCGTTTTTGGATTTGTCGGAAGGTGCCAAGACTTTTCAATTCCAGCTCGCACGCACGATGGCTCGTAAAAAGCCGCTCGATTTCTTGCCGCTCGATGTCATGGCCGAGCGCTGGGAACGAGGCAGCACCGCGCTACGGGCACGATACCTATAGATAGCGTCGCGCGCCGCCAATTTAATGGGCACATCGGGTTCCCAGATCGAGACCGCTATAACCGGTGCAATACCGGTTTCCAACGACTGGCGACTATTGTCGACCGCCGCCGACGCCATCGCCGCCCCGTCTGAGCTTCCTACGGAGGCGTCGTCTTGGATCGCGGCGCCGGTGCCGGGTACGGCAGCGCAGGCGTTGCAACTCGCCGGGCAGTGGCATCTCGACCAGTACTTCGACTTCGATGCGCACGATTGGTGGTACCGCTGCACATTTGCCGGTCGTGCGGTCGATGCGAGCGTGCACCGTTGGCTCAGCTTCGAAGGGCTGGCGACCTTGGCCGAGGTATGGCTCAACGGTCAATCGATTCTCACGTCGGACAACATGTTTCAGCGCCACGTCATCGATGTTAGCGCGCTGCTGCGTGACAACAACGAGTTAGTCGTCGTTTTCCGCGCGTTGTCGCCGGCGTTGGCGCGACCACGGGCACGTCCGCGCTGGAAAACTAAATTAGTCGTTCAGCAGCAGCTGCGCTGGTTCCGCACGACGTTGTTGGGTCGGATTCCCGGCTGGTCGCCACCGGTTGCACCGGTAGGTCCGTGGCGCGGCGTTACGATAGAGCATCGGCGGCCGGAAACGCCGACCGCTATCGATGTGCGGTCGTATCTCGACGATAGCACCGGCGTCGTCGAGTTCAGTTGCCATTTGGCGTTATCGGCGGAAATATCGGTGACCGCCGAATTAACGGTAGGCGACGCTTCCGGTCCGTTGCACGTCGAGCGTGACGCGTCGGGATATCGCATCGTCGGCAGCGTACGAGTCGCGAATCCCTCGTTGTGGTGGCCGCATACCCATGGCATTCCGCAGTTGCATCCTTGCAGTGCTCGTATCGTCGTCAATGGAACTGCCGTGGCGATCGATTGTGGTTCTGTCGGCTTCCGGCGGATCGACGTGCGGAACGACAATGGCGACTTCGAGCTGCGCGTGAACGGCGTGCCGATTTTTTGTCGCGGCGCTTGCTGGACCGTGAGCGATATTGTCTCGCTGGCCGGCACGGCGGCGACGCTGTCGCACAGCTTACGGTTAATGCAGTGGGCCGGTGCCAATATGTTGCGTATCGGCGGCACCATGCTGTACGAAGATTCGAGCTTTTATCGTCTGTGTGATCAACTGGGCATTCTGGTTTGGCAAGATTTTATGTTCGCCAACATGGACTACCCGGTGGACGATGCTGCATTTCAGACCTCAGTGCGCACGGAAGTCACGCAACAATTGCAGCGCTTACGCCGGCATACCTGTGTTGCAGTCTATTGCGGTAACAGCGAAGTCGAGCAACAGGCGGCGATGCTCGGAATTGCGCGCGATGCTTGGCGCAGTCCGTTGTTCTCGCAGATTCTGCCGGAGTTGTGCGAGCGCTGGCATCCAGGCACGCCATATGTCGCATCGACGCCGAGTGGCGGCACACTGCCGTTCCACGTCGGCACCGGCATCACGCATTACTACGGTGTCGGCGCTTATCTACGACCGGTATCGGAAGTGCGGCGCGCCAAGGTTCGGTTTACACCGGAATGTCTTGGTTTCGCCAATGTCCCGGAGAAACAAACCATTGATTTGCTAATGGACGGCGCCACCCCGGTAACGCACGATCCGCGCTGGAAACGGCGCACGCCGCGCGATACCGGCGCCGGCTGGGACTTCGAAGATGTGCGTGACCATTATTTGGCGCAACTGTTTGCGACCGATCCAGTGCGTTTGCGTTGTTTCGACCCGGACCGTTATTTGGCGCTCGCACGCGTTACCACCGGCGAGATGATGTCGCAGGTGTTTTCCGAATGGCGTAGCGCTTATAACTCATGCCATGGTGCGCTCGTCTGGTTCCTAAAGGATTTATGGCCAGG
Encoded proteins:
- a CDS encoding acyl-CoA/acyl-ACP dehydrogenase; this translates as MESLRAPSAAAVDFDRVITQVHAVGRDVVQPAARDVDSAARFPTEAINALRELKLLSAYVPVEFGGMGLDIIQIAKICEVLGQYCGSTAMVFAMHQIQVGCIVHHGQTSNYFRRYLKDLVPQQRLIASATTEIGIGGDLRSSICAVEIDGGRFQLTKKAPVISYGAAADDILVTCRRAADAAASDQVQVLVRKEDYQLDPISGWDTLGFRGTCSCGFVLTATGASEQVLPVPFADILSQTMHPFSHIVWASLWSGIAADAVNYARSFVRAEARKNPGGPTPIAAIRLAETDTVLQLMRSNVNTAVVDYQRMLQEGNVEAFKNFGFAIRTNNLKLASSQLIIDIVGRAMLICGISSYRNDSKFSLCRHLRDAYGAALMVNNDRIMNHNATMSLVHKEA
- a CDS encoding amino acid--[acyl-carrier-protein] ligase produces the protein MCTKDSLEVSYQTYLTELLDAGLLISSGVQGVYGLSGVFEDIIERFEAYVTRMGAHLKPEVMRFPPVLSRHTYEQMDHIETFPNLMGSVHSFTGNEKNHLELMRKKTAGETWSADLAPTNVMMVPAACYPLYPTARGTLPPAGRTVDLRAFVFRHEPSIDPARMQIFRQREYVRLGTPEQAFEHREYWLKRGEEMLRAVGLDAEPVVANDPFFGRGGRVMAATQREQTLKYELVVPVASTEKLTAVVSCNYHQDHFGATFDIKTPNGESAHTACIGFGLERIALALFKKHGFDTAKWPTEVCGVLGL
- a CDS encoding DUF1839 family protein codes for the protein MMRRILALDPKTYKRHLIHGESRGWAETNCYSDIWIELLHSLGHEPIAALPFTFAADFEGDQWTFFKFPLLDLTELYGLDVQELAIWRPLVTHIDEQVARGRPVLVELDSFHLPDTAGTAYKLAHVKSTVAITEIDVEQKHLGYFHGQGFYHLSGDDFVDVLRMREPQDPTALPPYVEFVKRRRTATLDREVLRRTSLKILSKHLGLLPTANPFGSFKVRFEQDLPWLLQADLEVFHQYSFATLRQYGACFELSATYLQWLIANGERGLDEVTRAFLDLSEGAKTFQFQLARTMARKKPLDFLPLDVMAERWERGSTALRARYL
- a CDS encoding glycoside hydrolase family 2 protein — protein: MSTAADAIAAPSELPTEASSWIAAPVPGTAAQALQLAGQWHLDQYFDFDAHDWWYRCTFAGRAVDASVHRWLSFEGLATLAEVWLNGQSILTSDNMFQRHVIDVSALLRDNNELVVVFRALSPALARPRARPRWKTKLVVQQQLRWFRTTLLGRIPGWSPPVAPVGPWRGVTIEHRRPETPTAIDVRSYLDDSTGVVEFSCHLALSAEISVTAELTVGDASGPLHVERDASGYRIVGSVRVANPSLWWPHTHGIPQLHPCSARIVVNGTAVAIDCGSVGFRRIDVRNDNGDFELRVNGVPIFCRGACWTVSDIVSLAGTAATLSHSLRLMQWAGANMLRIGGTMLYEDSSFYRLCDQLGILVWQDFMFANMDYPVDDAAFQTSVRTEVTQQLQRLRRHTCVAVYCGNSEVEQQAAMLGIARDAWRSPLFSQILPELCERWHPGTPYVASTPSGGTLPFHVGTGITHYYGVGAYLRPVSEVRRAKVRFTPECLGFANVPEKQTIDLLMDGATPVTHDPRWKRRTPRDTGAGWDFEDVRDHYLAQLFATDPVRLRCFDPDRYLALARVTTGEMMSQVFSEWRSAYNSCHGALVWFLKDLWPGAGWGILDSCGIPKACFYYLRRAWQPQTVLLTDELLDGVHAHVINESDRVLTGTLELMLLRDERVVTARAKTACHIAPRSKAAFAADALFDGFYDTSYVYRFGPPKHDVVIATLLDEQGGVIAEAFHFPGASEPERRGATVSAEARRVGDNAYEVMLTSDRFLYAVHFDSKGFVADDNYFHLPPDRKKVVKLQSVAGDTAKLRGYVEALNLEEAVRIVVKDA